From the genome of Grus americana isolate bGruAme1 chromosome 4, bGruAme1.mat, whole genome shotgun sequence:
GGGGAGTTGAGAGAGACTACTTCTTCTCCAGTTCCTGTCACCATGAGCCACTTCAGACCTCAGTTTTGCACTTTATGCTAGGAATTAAGTTACCTAAAAGCAGTTGGAACCCAAACCAACGTGATGTTGATGTTTCCTCTGCAGGCTAGACAGCATCCTAAGCTGTGAGGAATCTTGGATGTGTGTTTAGCTTCTAGGAGTGCTAACGCAGGGGTGGGAAGCCTGGTTTTCCCCTGAATAATACAACAGAAAAGATACACTTCTGAAGGAGGGCCGGCTTTAGTGATGATTTCTTCTGCTTGTTCTTCCACGTTGTTAGTATCAACAGCGGCGCTTTCCATTTTGAAGGCAGTGATCTTTTGATTCGGTATAGATTCTGCAAAGCCGAACTTCCCACCTTCTTTCCTAGTCATTCAGTGACAGACATTATTTCAGGATGTTTCAcacttaaaaatgctttctcttttcaagtTCAAATATATGAATACttgctatttaaaacaaagatgaaaacaatTTGCTGTTCAAGCTACAGCTTGACATTACTTTTTAGtatgtttcttaaaaatacccatttcccttccttcccaacACACTCACCTAACCTTTTGGTCATTCTCCAAGGCTTTTTGAattagttctgttatttctgcaacCTTAACAGCTGTTATTTTACTGCATCTCAGAACCTGTTTGTTATAGATACAGCAACAGTTTACAATCACCAAGGCAAGATGTTTTTAActaaaacagtaaaacattaCAGAGGTCacaaacacttaaaataaaatacagcaccTTAGTATGAGGAACTGGATATACTACAAGTTGATACAAGAGAAAGACTGGTCATGCCAAAGATTTACCTGATCCTTTACCAGCATAATCCCTCCACTGGACTGGATAGTACAAATTTCACGGTGTTTATTCATGGCAATTACAAGGAGGCCATCCATTACACTTTCCTCACGTTCACTTGGATCCACCAATAAATAGGTCCTAGaatcaaatttttaaatataaggcAACAGTAAAAGTTTGAGGTGAGTTACTACCCTTAAAACAATTAATCAAGGAATTGATTTATGTAATTACAGGTATATTTCCCCAAAAAAGTTTTTCTATGTCATCTGTGGAAAGCTGCTGGTTAGTTACGCTGTGCAGAACACAGAAATAGCTCCCCATGGCATCTCACTTCAGATAAAGTGTTTCAAGAAATTGGCTTGtcaatataaacatttttagtaCTCTTCTAggttgaaaataaattctgcagaaTTGACAATAAGCTGTTTCTCAAAAGACTTAAAAATCTTACCCTtgctggaagaaagcaaaactgacaCAAATAGGCATGTGGTGGATACTCAAGGGGACAGGATCTCGTTCCTCAGGAGTGTACTTTGAAAAGAATTAGCCCAGAAGACAATTATttgcaaaacacatttaattttaaaattacacgCTGTACAAAGATAgttaaagaaatagaaaacaaagaaaaaaaggctagCAATTGTTTAGTcatctaaatattaaaaaatctttttactcTTCTTGTGCAATTTTTACTGTTTACTACCTACATAGGTAAACTGAGCACATTCATCAGCCTTATGCTTGATTTGgtcaaaatactgtaaaatatttatcttttgcaATTAATATTCCCATAAACTGAGGCTGATAAAATTTTGTATTCAGCAGGCTTCCTTACTACCCTTTCACATTTTGAAGAGCAACACATCTATCCTAAACCTTAAGTATCTTGGAGTTTATCTGCTTACACAAACATTTAATTCTCCCTTTTAAATAGAAAGGAACAGCTACCTGTGATGCCAAAACATTTATCGTAATCCAGTACAACTTACCACAGTTACTTCCTCTCCTTGCACAGACACATCTGGTCTGCGAAAATGACACAGAGCTACAATTCCTGCTATGCTGGCAGCATCAATAATGTTACCATCGTGATTTAACAGGTGCAGGTCCAGACGAATTTGCCAAACCTGAGAAAAAACATATACAGCTGCATGGTAATTTGTGATGCAATTCTACAGAAgttactgtttttcaaaataatttctttttttgaaccATAAAAAGAACCAGCATATATTATTCAGGTCTTTGCTGAAGAAGATGAAAAACCTTGGTATATTCCAAGATATCCAGTGTGCTAGACTTAATTATGACAAAATACCTAACACTTAAGTACAATTTAAACTTTATTCTGCGAAGAAATATTTGAGTGTGCAGGGTCTCAACTACTTCAGAAAGCCTATGTAGATATGTACGTTAAAAATACCTATGAAGTCAGATGTACGGATCCTTACATTTACCTAAAATCAGAACTTCTAATTTCCAAAACAAGATAGAGGCCACCTTAAAATCAGACAAGATGtatcttttagtttaaaactacTTGAAATTAGTAGGTTTTCATACCTTTTCACCAGCAACAACACAGAGAGATTCAGTATCTATACATTTGGAATTTCTCAGGCATCGTTCTATTAGTCTGTTCAGTTTCACCAGTAACTCAGGTtgtctgttaaaagaaaattaacccaAATTGAATATATACTTACATGTTTCAAAACAGTGGCTCTTATGTCATCCTTGTTTAGTCTTTTTAAGAAACCTACATACCTGCCAGGCTCAAAACCGGGTGCAGCCATTGGCGAAAGCTCAAGATTAAAGAAAAGTATACCTTCTGTAGGACGATTTGGCTTGGGGGGAACAAGTTCACACGAGACTTGTGCAAGAATCCTGCGAAGGCACATAAACCACTAAGTCATGGGatttagcaggaaaaaacctcctactgctagaaataaaatacatactttGCAAAAGCATGCGTTTAGgcttttaatttgtattt
Proteins encoded in this window:
- the EXOSC9 gene encoding exosome complex component RRP45, which codes for MKATPLSNCERRFILRAIEERKRLDGRQCYDYRNVRISFGADYGCCIVELGKTRILAQVSCELVPPKPNRPTEGILFFNLELSPMAAPGFEPGRQPELLVKLNRLIERCLRNSKCIDTESLCVVAGEKVWQIRLDLHLLNHDGNIIDAASIAGIVALCHFRRPDVSVQGEEVTVYTPEERDPVPLSIHHMPICVSFAFFQQGTYLLVDPSEREESVMDGLLVIAMNKHREICTIQSSGGIMLVKDQVLRCSKITAVKVAEITELIQKALENDQKVRKEGGKFGFAESIPNQKITAFKMESAAVDTNNVEEQAEEIITKAGPPSEVFAKPILHTPGTAQIGEGMENSWGDLEESEKEEAVEEEGESEVTAFECEKIETEDTSTMRETKDEPIVLSDSEEEEVVILEPQELPKKTRTQTSSKQETTSKKAFNKRRKKKRAAH